GTCCAGCGTGAAGAGATTGCCAGGACCAATAACGTCCAGATCTAGCGAGAGAGTTTCTGGTCCGAAACCAATATGCAGACGCGTGGGGGAGTCCGTGCCCTTGAAGCCAATCGGCAGGTGGGGGACAGCCTTGAACGTAACCACGGCTTCCTTGCGGGTCCGGCCCAAGGCCTTCCCGGAACGCAAAATGAACGGCACCCCCGCCCAACGCCAGTTGTTTACATAGACCTCAACTTCGGCCAGAGTCTCGGTGCCGTTGGCGGGGTCTACGCCTTCCTCGGAGAGGTAGTCGGGGACCTGACGGTCGCCAATGCTGCCGCTGGTGTAGCGGGCCCGGCGAGAGTGGGTGGCGAAGTCGGCACTGCCTTGTGGGCCGATGGTACTGGCACGCAGCACGGCGGCAATGTTGGAGCGTACATCGTTTTCGCCCAATGTTGCTGGGGGCTCCATGGCCATGATCGCCATGATTTGCAGCAGGTGGCTCTGGATCATGTCACGTCCAGCGCCAGCGTGATCGTAGTAGCGGGCCCGGTTTTCCAAGGTCAAGGACTCATCAAAGATGATCTCCACCTTTTCAATATGTTCGCTGTTCCAGGAGTGTTCCAGCAAGCGGTTGGCAAAACGAAGGCCAATGACGTTCAGGACGGTCGATTTTCCGAGGAAGTGGTCCACCCGATGGATGTGGTCTTCGGGAACCAGCTTGGCGAGCGTGGCGTTGAGTTCCCGGGCCGATTCGGCGCTTGAGCCGAACGGCTTTTCCATGACCAGGCGAGTACCAGAAGGAAGATCCTTCTTCAGCAACACTTCACAAGCCTTCTGGCTCACGGCCGGCGGCAAGGCAAAGTACAAAGCCACCGGGCCCTCGATATCGGCGAGGAACTCGCCCAAGGCGCCCTTGGCCGTCACGTCGAGCTGGTGATAGCTGCTGTCTTTTTGAACGCTTTTGAGTTCCGTGATGCCTTCGGCGGTGGATCCTCCGCCGGGCTTTCCATCCGATTTTTCATCCGGGACAAGCGAGGCCGTAAAGCTCTCCGTGAGCCGGTCCTGCCATTGTTGGGCCGTCCAGGCATCGTTACCGGCGCCCACCAACTTCAGCCCGGGGGCTCGGCCCGAGGCAATGAGCCTGGCAACACCGGGCAACAAGAGCCGACCGGTCAAATCGCCTGATGCCCCGAGGATTACGAGACTCTTGATCCGCTCAGCTGAGCCGCCAGCGGTAGCCGGGGCCGCATCAGGGTTCGGGAGATCAGTCTTGATCCGCTCAGCTGAGCCGCCAGCTGAAGCCGGGGACCCGGCGTCGTGCTGGGCAGGGGAGGCAGTACTTGCAGTATCTGTGTCAGAAGTGGATTTCATCACCACTTCAGCATGCCACCAATCGTCACGGTTTTTCATGGTGTTGCGCCTGTGCGGGGCGGAAATTTTCCCCGTGGCGCAATTGCCAATGTCGAAGCAGAATGTGCAGCGAAGAGTCGGCGTAGTTGGTACCCTTGATAGTTGAGTCCCTCAGGAAAGGGAGTGGGACGGTGTTAGTGCCGTCCCGCCGTTCTCATCCTGACTAACGTAAATTGCCGCGTTCATGCGCGGGCCGGCCACAGGCTGTCCCGCGCGGGCGTTGGTTAATCCCTGACGAAAGAAGTACCCGGCGCGTGTTCAACTCCCTATCTGACCGGCTGACAGCAACTTTTAAGAACTTGCGTGGCAAGGGACGGCTGAGCGAGGCCGACGTCGATGCCACAGTGCGCGAGATCCGCCGCGCCCTCCTGGACGCCGATGTTGCCGTGCCCGTGGTCCGCGCGTTCACCGCCAAGGTCCGCGAACGAGCCCTCGGCTCTGAGGTTAATGACGCGCTGAACCCGGCGCAGCAGATTGTGAAGATCGTCAACGAGGAACTCGTTGCCATCTTGGGCGGGGAAACCCGGCGCATCAATCTGGCAAAGAACCCGCCCACCGTGATCATGCTGGCAGGTCTGCAGGGTGCTGGTAAGACCACCCTCGCCGGAAAACTGTCCAA
The Arthrobacter alpinus genome window above contains:
- a CDS encoding glucose-6-phosphate dehydrogenase; the protein is MKNRDDWWHAEVVMKSTSDTDTASTASPAQHDAGSPASAGGSAERIKTDLPNPDAAPATAGGSAERIKSLVILGASGDLTGRLLLPGVARLIASGRAPGLKLVGAGNDAWTAQQWQDRLTESFTASLVPDEKSDGKPGGGSTAEGITELKSVQKDSSYHQLDVTAKGALGEFLADIEGPVALYFALPPAVSQKACEVLLKKDLPSGTRLVMEKPFGSSAESARELNATLAKLVPEDHIHRVDHFLGKSTVLNVIGLRFANRLLEHSWNSEHIEKVEIIFDESLTLENRARYYDHAGAGRDMIQSHLLQIMAIMAMEPPATLGENDVRSNIAAVLRASTIGPQGSADFATHSRRARYTSGSIGDRQVPDYLSEEGVDPANGTETLAEVEVYVNNWRWAGVPFILRSGKALGRTRKEAVVTFKAVPHLPIGFKGTDSPTRLHIGFGPETLSLDLDVIGPGNLFTLDRVQLDAVLGSDPLLPYGEVLDGVLSADPLLSVRGDTAEECWRIVEPTFAAWKSAAVPMEEYVAGSNGPEAWTTSGD